In a genomic window of Mycolicibacter heraklionensis:
- a CDS encoding lysophospholipid acyltransferase family protein, producing the protein MAEPFFRALEIVVPRLVNANGPQVTIDGLENIPERGGAVLTLNHTSYLDWYPASLAALRRRRRLRFMIKAEMTEVPVVNYVIKHVKLIPVDRSAGAGAYDEAVQRLRQGELVGLNPEATISRSFELREFKTGAARMAHAAGVPLIPVIVWGIHRVWTKDHPKHLWRNNIPVLAKIGEPMAASADVAATTAELRNTMAAMLEEAQLEYPHPAGAHWVPRRLGGGAPTMAEALEMRAAELAERERKRMEQAQAQAQGGRLRRALAGRSSR; encoded by the coding sequence ATGGCCGAACCCTTCTTCCGGGCGCTGGAGATCGTGGTCCCGCGGCTGGTGAACGCCAACGGGCCGCAGGTGACCATCGACGGCCTGGAGAACATTCCCGAACGTGGCGGGGCGGTGCTCACCCTCAACCACACCAGCTACCTGGACTGGTATCCGGCCTCGCTGGCGGCCTTGCGCCGCCGCCGCCGGCTGCGGTTCATGATCAAGGCCGAAATGACCGAGGTCCCGGTGGTCAACTATGTGATCAAGCACGTCAAGTTGATCCCGGTCGATCGCTCCGCCGGAGCCGGCGCCTACGACGAGGCGGTGCAGCGGTTGCGGCAGGGCGAGTTGGTCGGCCTCAATCCCGAGGCCACCATCAGCCGCAGCTTCGAGCTGCGGGAGTTCAAGACGGGCGCGGCCCGGATGGCCCATGCCGCGGGTGTTCCGCTGATCCCGGTGATCGTCTGGGGAATCCACCGGGTCTGGACGAAGGACCATCCGAAGCATTTGTGGCGCAACAATATTCCGGTGCTGGCGAAGATCGGCGAGCCGATGGCTGCGTCCGCTGACGTGGCGGCGACCACCGCCGAGCTGAGGAACACGATGGCGGCGATGCTCGAAGAGGCGCAACTGGAGTACCCGCACCCGGCGGGGGCGCACTGGGTGCCGCGCCGGCTGGGCGGCGGCGCGCCCACCATGGCCGAAGCCTTGGAGATGCGCGCAGCCGAGTTGGCCGAGCGTGAGCGCAAACGTATGGAGCAGGCACAGGCGCAGGCACAGGGCGGACGGCTGCGGCGGGCGCTGGCCGGGCGGAGTTCGCGCTGA
- a CDS encoding lysophospholipid acyltransferase family protein, with protein sequence MEAWYGGVAAAARTLWRYEGLKIIVTGREHIPATGGAVVAINHTGYFDFLFAGVASYDAKPRRWVRFMAKKETFDNRFTGPIMRGCKHIAVDRSQGAESYAAAVSNLKAGELVGVYPEATISRSFELKEFKSGAARMAVEAQVPIIPHIVWGAQRLWTKDHPKRLGRTKVPVTVTIGEPIPPTLPVEELRALLQTRMQHLLEQAQDSYPDDHPAGAFWVPRSLGGSAPTPAEALELDAAEAARKAEERAARQKQPPSPTGTAE encoded by the coding sequence GTGGAGGCTTGGTACGGCGGTGTCGCTGCCGCTGCGCGAACGCTGTGGCGCTATGAGGGCTTGAAGATCATCGTCACCGGCCGGGAGCACATTCCCGCCACCGGTGGCGCGGTGGTCGCGATCAACCACACCGGCTACTTCGACTTCCTGTTCGCCGGAGTGGCCTCCTACGACGCGAAACCACGGCGCTGGGTGCGCTTCATGGCCAAGAAGGAGACGTTCGACAACCGGTTCACCGGGCCGATCATGCGCGGCTGCAAGCACATCGCGGTGGATCGCAGCCAGGGCGCGGAGTCCTATGCCGCCGCGGTCTCCAACCTGAAGGCCGGGGAACTGGTCGGGGTCTACCCGGAGGCGACCATCAGCCGCAGCTTCGAGCTCAAGGAATTCAAGAGCGGCGCCGCGCGGATGGCGGTCGAGGCCCAGGTGCCGATCATCCCGCACATCGTGTGGGGCGCCCAGCGGCTCTGGACCAAGGACCACCCAAAGCGGCTGGGCCGGACCAAAGTGCCGGTCACGGTGACGATCGGCGAGCCGATACCGCCCACGCTTCCGGTCGAGGAATTGCGTGCCCTGCTGCAGACCCGCATGCAGCACCTGCTCGAGCAGGCGCAGGACTCCTATCCCGACGACCATCCCGCGGGCGCCTTCTGGGTGCCGCGGAGCCTGGGCGGAAGCGCCCCCACCCCCGCCGAGGCGCTTGAGCTCGACGCCGCCGAAGCGGCACGCAAGGCCGAGGAGCGGGCAGCCCGTCAGAAGCAGCCGCCGAGCCCGACGGGCACCGCGGAGTAG
- a CDS encoding lysophospholipid acyltransferase family protein, which translates to MQPVFRALELTALSAVKIAGAQIDYLGLERIPTDGGAVIAINHTGYVDFLPAALAVYRRGRRMRFMIKAEMQQVRVVNFLIRHTGTIPVDRGDGADAYRNAVDALRSGEVVGVYPEATISRSFELKEFKSGAARMALDAQVPIVPLIVWGAQRLWTKDHPRGKLIRSKIPITVLAGEPLAPSGDAAALSARLRERMAPMLAQVQQDYPHPPGQFWVPRRLGGGAPTPDEARVAEEQELAERMRKGAGRGRPDASSTE; encoded by the coding sequence ATGCAGCCGGTTTTCCGAGCGTTGGAGCTCACGGCGCTGAGCGCGGTGAAGATCGCCGGCGCCCAGATCGACTACCTCGGCTTGGAACGCATCCCGACCGACGGTGGTGCGGTGATCGCGATCAATCACACCGGCTACGTGGACTTTCTGCCCGCGGCGCTGGCGGTATACCGGCGGGGCCGCCGGATGCGGTTCATGATCAAAGCCGAAATGCAGCAGGTGCGGGTGGTGAACTTTCTGATCCGCCACACCGGCACCATCCCGGTGGACCGCGGCGACGGGGCCGACGCCTACCGGAACGCGGTGGACGCACTGCGTTCGGGTGAGGTGGTGGGCGTCTACCCGGAGGCCACCATCAGCCGCAGCTTCGAGCTCAAGGAATTCAAGTCCGGGGCGGCCCGGATGGCCCTCGATGCGCAGGTGCCGATTGTCCCGCTGATCGTCTGGGGGGCGCAGCGGCTGTGGACCAAAGACCATCCGAGAGGGAAGCTGATCCGCAGCAAGATTCCGATCACCGTCCTGGCGGGGGAACCGCTGGCCCCGTCCGGTGACGCCGCCGCGCTCAGCGCCCGGTTGCGCGAGCGCATGGCGCCGATGCTGGCTCAGGTGCAGCAGGACTATCCGCATCCCCCCGGTCAATTCTGGGTGCCCCGACGACTCGGCGGCGGCGCACCCACCCCCGACGAGGCTAGGGTTGCCGAAGAGCAGGAGCTGGCGGAACGGATGCGCAAAGGGGCGGGCCGGGGCCGACCGGATGCATCGAGCACGGAGTAG